Below is a window of Pseudoalteromonas undina DNA.
TGTGGCTGGCATCGCCACCCACAGTTAATAGCACTTTAACACCGGCTTTTTCTAGTATGCCGGCATTATTTAAGCTTGCATTAAGTGAGTCGAAACTGCCTGGTAAGTTATCCATTGCACTAATGATCACAGGAATGCCTGCTTTAGCGATGCGATCTTTAACTACAACGGCATCTTGAGCGCCATTAAGGACAATGTTTACGCCAAACTGCTGTTTCACTTTTATTAGTTCAACAATATCAGCCGAACGCGACACACTAATTAGTAATGGCATATCGCCTTTTAGTACTTTAGCCATTATGGTGTCTTCAGCACTTGGCTTAGCGTCGTCTTTTTTAGCTTCTTTGCTTGCTTTAGTTTGATGCTCATCTAACTTATTGATAAGTGTTTGCAAGGTAAATGCACGAGAGCCTTTGCTGCGTTCACCCAAATGAACCACTAATGCTGCTTGCTTTTTATTTACGCTTTCGAAGCTACCACTTAAATCAACAACACTTGCAAGGCCTGCAAATATGCTGTCACCACCGTAAGGGGTGATCAAATCGCGAGTAATACCGCCTTTACGTGCATAAGGAATTAAGCTTGAACGAGGATTAAATGCCAAGCTTGCATCAAAATCGATACCCGCTTTGTCTTCTCCTGCATCGCGAGAACCGGCAACCGCACCTACTTCAACTAAGCCAAGCTGGTTTACACTGGCTATAAAACCTGGGGTCACTATTTGACCTTGAGCATCAATAACTTTGTCAACTTTAAAATCGCTAGGGTTAATGGCAGTGATTTTGCCATCATTCATAACTATGCTAGCTCCTTCTAATACACCTTGATCTGAAGATGTATGCAAAGTTGCATTAATAATTGCCAGTGACTCTGCGCTCACGGTACCCGATGCTAATAGCCCTGCAGCAACCAGAGAAAGCGAAAACGAACGTGATAATTTTTTCATTCTGGGGCTCCTTATTGTTGACCTAACATAAAATCACTTTGTGCTTGGAATGCGCTATCGTTTCTATCGTAAACT
It encodes the following:
- a CDS encoding amidohydrolase family protein, whose translation is MKKLSRSFSLSLVAAGLLASGTVSAESLAIINATLHTSSDQGVLEGASIVMNDGKITAINPSDFKVDKVIDAQGQIVTPGFIASVNQLGLVEVGAVAGSRDAGEDKAGIDFDASLAFNPRSSLIPYARKGGITRDLITPYGGDSIFAGLASVVDLSGSFESVNKKQAALVVHLGERSKGSRAFTLQTLINKLDEHQTKASKEAKKDDAKPSAEDTIMAKVLKGDMPLLISVSRSADIVELIKVKQQFGVNIVLNGAQDAVVVKDRIAKAGIPVIISAMDNLPGSFDSLNASLNNAGILEKAGVKVLLTVGGDASHNVYQLRYDAGNAVSYGMSQQGALKAMTSNVADVFGINAGSLEVGKAADVVMWSNDPFELSSHVNKMFINGVEVSTESRQDKLRERYTTESNMPRAYTK